A DNA window from Camelina sativa cultivar DH55 chromosome 13, Cs, whole genome shotgun sequence contains the following coding sequences:
- the LOC104735655 gene encoding acetolactate synthase small subunit 1, chloroplastic, producing the protein MAAAATATAASLYASPVHFQSQNKGYGFQPKSPNSVKVTQIIDGRKMRNATVLSSASTDKAITTAQSVAPRACDRVRRHTISVFVGDESGIINRIAGVFARRGYNIESLAVGLNEDKALFTIVVLGTDKVLQQVVEQLNKIVNVIKVEDLSKEPHVERELMLIKLNADPSTRSEIMWLVDIFRAKIVDTSEHSLTIEVTGDPGKMVALERNLEKFGIKEIARTGKIALRREKMGETAPFWRFSAASCSLHLKEPPHETVAEKTKLAMTGNGNASSGGDVYPVEPYDDFKPVLDAHWGMVYEEDSSGNRSHTLSILVANAPGVLNLITGAISRRGYNIQSLAVGPAEKEGLSRITTVIPGTDDHIDKLVRQLQKLIDLHEVQNITHMPFAERELMLIKVAAHTSTRRDILDIAHVFRAKAIDVSDHTITLEVAGDLRKMAALQTQLEVYGICEVARTGRVALVRESGVDSTYLRGFSLPL; encoded by the exons ATGGCGGCGGCGGCGACGGCTACGGCTGCTTCATTGTACGCATCTCCTGTTCACTTCCAGAGCCAGAACAAAGGTTATGGCTTTCAGCCAAAATCCCCCAACTCAGTCAAAGTAACTCAGATCATCGATGGGAGAAAGATGAGGAATGCCACTGTTCTATCCTCTGCTTCCACCGATAAAGCCATCACCACTGCTCAGTCTGTAGCTCCGAGAGCTTGTGATAG agtAAGGAGGCATACAATCTCGGTGTTTGTGGGTGATGAGAGCGGTATAATAAACAGGATAGCTGGTGTGTTTGCTAGAAGGGGATATAATATTGAGTCCCTTGCTGTGGGGTTGAATGAAGACAAGGCTTTGTTTACTATAGTTGTTCTTGGGACAGACAAAGTCCTGCAACAAGTTGTAGAACAACTTAACAAAATCGTCAATGTCATCAAG GTGGAAGATCTCTCCAAGGAGCCGCATGTTGAACGTGAACTTATGCTCATTAAACTTAATGCTGATCCAAGCACCCGTTCAGAG ATCATGTGGTTGGTGGATATCTTCAGAGCAAAAATCGTGGATACCTCGGAGCACTCTCTAACGATTGAG GTAACTGGAGACCCAGGAAAAATGGTTGCACTTGAGAGAAACTTAGAGAAGTTTGGAATAAAAGAAATCGCGAGAACAGGGAAG ATTGCTCTGAGACGGGAAAAGATGGGAGAAACCGCTCCGTTTTGGAGATTTTCAGCGGCATCATGCTCACTTCATTTGAAGGAACCGCCTCATGAGACTGTTGCAGAGAAAACAAAGCTAGCAATGACTGGAAATGGCAATGCATCATCGGGG GGTGACGTTTATCCAGTGGAACCCTATGATGATTTCAAACCGGTCCTTGACGCTCATTGGGGAATGGTATACGAAGAAGAT TCGAGTGGAAACCGGTCCCACACGTTATCTATACTTGTAGCGAACGCACCCGGAGTTCTTAATCTAATAACCGGAGCTATCTCTAGGAGGGGTTATAACATCCAG AGTCTAGCTGTTGGTCCTGCTGAGAAAGAAGGCTTATCTCGGATTACGACAGTTATCCCTGGAACTGATGATCATATAGACAAATTGGTTAGGCAGCTTCAGAAGTTGATTGATCTTCACGAG GTCCAAAATATTACCCACATGCCATTTGCGGAGCGAGAACTGATGCTCATCAAAGTAGCCGCTCATACTTCTACAAGGAGAGATATTCTAGATATTGCTCATGTTTTCCGTGCTAAGGCCATTGATGTCTCTGATCATACTATCACTCTTGAG GTTGCGGGGGATCTCAGAAAAATGGCTGCACTACAAACTCAGTTAGAGGTCTATGGAATCTGTGAG GTGGCTCGGACAGGAAGAGTGGCATTGGTAAGAGAATCTGGAGTGGATTCGACTTATCTTCGTGGATTCTCTCTTCCTTTGTAG